DNA sequence from the Fibrobacter sp. genome:
CGCCAAGGCGACACAGCCACGCTGCAAATACGAGTTGGCACGGAAACGAGCCAAGTTGGCGATGCCGAAAGAGAAGTCACACTCCTTATTCTGTTCAAACGCCTTTTTCTGCTGCTCATTCATCAAGCTATAAGTCATACGCATGGTTTCATCCGGCTTCAGCTTGTCTTCGCCAAGGGGAGTCAATTTACCATGCAAACGAATAAGGGGAGGAGCACCAGCAGTAATATGCAAGTCAGACGCTCCACGCTTCACCATTTCAGACAGTAATTCTTGAATATTGTATGCCATGTCCATGAATATAACATTAAACCCGCACAAGAAATCACGATTTTCTTTCAAAATTCACTAAATAATCGCTATTTTAGAGTCGTAAAAATGAGAAAATCTTTGTTTTCGAAAAAAACAACTGCAATTTTTGGAGTATTGTCGATTCTTGCCCCCCTCCTGCTTTGCGCATGCGGTCAGGAGTCGTTCCAGACTATACCCGCCAAGATATCCAATTTCAAAGGGAAAATCGTGGACGGAGGAACATCGACCTACGAGCAACACAAAGGCCTAGCAACTCTTATAGTTCTCACGGCTTCCTGGTGCCCGACATGCAGAGCAGAGATTCCCCAGCTACACAACCTTTCTTCGGATTTTTACAACAGGGGTTTCAGGATCATCATGATCAGCGAAGACAACACCCCCTTCACAGCAGCCAAGTATAAGAAGGACGCACAAATTCCATGGTCAACCTTCCACTGGAACTATGAAATCATGAACGTCCTAGGAAATCCGGGAGTCATTCCCGTCAGCTATCTTATCAACGCAAAGGACAGTATCATAAAGGTCAATGTAGGCGTATTTGATGAGCAGGAAATGCGCGTCCTAATCGAAGATAACCTACCGAAGAATTAAGCTCGCGGACTAGGGAAGAGAATCACATCCGAAATACTTGGAACGTCCATGGCAAGCATGAACAGACGATCCAAACCCAGAGCTACTCCAGAGCACGACGGCATTCCCGCCTCCAATGCTGCGAGGAAGTTCTCGTCAATTGGAGGCAAAGGCTTACCCATCTGCTTACGGATTTCAAGATCTGCGTCAAAGCGACGTCGCTGTTCTACAGCATCGGTCAGCTCCGTATAGCCGTTACAAAGTTCTACCTGGTCCACAAAGAGTTCAAAACGTTTCGCCCAGGTCAGTCCATCTGCATCCACATAAGTCTGGGCAAGAGCCGCCTGGGAGGGCGGATAATCCAAGATGAACTCCGGACCATTACTAGCTAGGGCAGGTTCAATGATAAAGACCATCAGGTAATCCCACCATTCCTCGCGAGTCAAAGTTTCAGAGCCTTCTGGTACTGGGATTCCGCGAGAAGCGCAGGCTTCCGCAAAATCCTTCATTTCACAATTTACCGGATCAATTCCAGCATAATTCCTGAACGCGTCAATCCAGCGGGTACGGCGCGCATTTATGGGCTTTCCTAAGATTTCGCTCACAAGAGCTTCCACCTCGTCCATAAGCGTTTCCTGGGGCCACCCCACACGGTACCATTCCACCATGGAAAATTCATTGTTGTGATGATTTCCAAACTCATCCTTACGAAAAGAGCGGGCAATCTGGAAGATATCGCCATAACCAGCCGCCAACAATCGTTTCATATGGAATTCGGGGCTGGTCATCATAAAGCGAACCGGTTCCCCTTCCGCGCCAACCTGGAAATAATCCAGCTGAGGGTCCGTACCTCCCGCATTGG
Encoded proteins:
- the genX gene encoding EF-P lysine aminoacylase GenX; the encoded protein is MKTGNSFAPTCSRENWIKRQGLMNRVRKFFVERGALEVETPTLSNAGGTDPQLDYFQVGAEGEPVRFMMTSPEFHMKRLLAAGYGDIFQIARSFRKDEFGNHHNNEFSMVEWYRVGWPQETLMDEVEALVSEILGKPINARRTRWIDAFRNYAGIDPVNCEMKDFAEACASRGIPVPEGSETLTREEWWDYLMVFIIEPALASNGPEFILDYPPSQAALAQTYVDADGLTWAKRFELFVDQVELCNGYTELTDAVEQRRRFDADLEIRKQMGKPLPPIDENFLAALEAGMPSCSGVALGLDRLFMLAMDVPSISDVILFPSPRA
- a CDS encoding TlpA family protein disulfide reductase, with protein sequence MRKSLFSKKTTAIFGVLSILAPLLLCACGQESFQTIPAKISNFKGKIVDGGTSTYEQHKGLATLIVLTASWCPTCRAEIPQLHNLSSDFYNRGFRIIMISEDNTPFTAAKYKKDAQIPWSTFHWNYEIMNVLGNPGVIPVSYLINAKDSIIKVNVGVFDEQEMRVLIEDNLPKN